One genomic region from Candidatus Woesearchaeota archaeon encodes:
- a CDS encoding ATP-binding protein: MDTTLLFDETINCLKKINNKKDNIDLSQSSFLTPFFIAPLAAYLNNVKSKNCILPIRTEVFSYLEYVKFPTGINVDEFKRRADKKTYLPLFSFYDNEIDNEEILSKLIDCLTIFADIKYNKDLIYNPLAELIDNVKEHSHSTKCVITAQIYEEKYLAISLVDNGKTIPQNYIDAKFGINNDIEAFEQILKGISSTGDNTRGFGIQTSLQVISEALKGTIFIVSGGGGIYKQGKNPPTLYDFTKYNLKYKGTIINIIFEMPKESLKINKMDYLSKKRIY; encoded by the coding sequence ATGGATACAACTCTTCTTTTTGATGAAACTATTAATTGTTTAAAAAAAATAAATAATAAAAAAGATAATATAGATTTAAGTCAAAGTTCATTTCTGACTCCATTCTTCATTGCACCATTAGCTGCATATTTAAATAATGTCAAATCAAAAAATTGCATATTACCAATAAGAACAGAAGTCTTTTCTTATTTAGAATATGTTAAATTTCCAACAGGAATAAATGTAGATGAATTCAAAAGAAGAGCTGATAAAAAAACATATTTGCCCTTATTTTCATTTTATGATAATGAGATTGATAATGAAGAAATACTTAGCAAACTAATAGATTGTTTAACTATTTTTGCAGATATAAAATATAATAAAGATTTAATATATAATCCTTTAGCAGAATTAATAGATAATGTGAAAGAACATTCCCATTCTACTAAATGTGTTATTACTGCACAAATTTATGAAGAAAAGTATCTTGCAATTTCTTTAGTAGATAATGGGAAGACAATACCTCAAAATTACATTGATGCAAAATTTGGTATAAATAATGATATAGAAGCTTTTGAACAAATACTTAAAGGAATATCATCTACTGGTGATAATACTAGAGGGTTTGGTATTCAAACATCACTTCAAGTCATTTCTGAAGCACTTAAAGGAACTATATTTATAGTTTCAGGCGGGGGAGGGATATACAAACAAGGCAAAAATCCACCTACATTATATGATTTTACTAAATATAATTTAAAATATAAAGGAACAATTATTAATATTATCTTTGAAATGCCGAAAGAATCATTAAAAATAAATAAAATGGATTATTTAAGCAAAAAACGAATATATTAA
- a CDS encoding Fic family protein: MFVEKRKSGKNIKYYLSHSYRDNDKVKKISRYLGQNLSAKDLEKNKSRAQQIILEQIEELKTEVFNFFLSSSQINQLNKYDSKLKIIHLQNSEFEKFKEDFVYNTNAIEGSSVLEDEVKDLLEEKTLPKTKDELETINVGLAVDFINTCKDDVSLDLILKLHEICFKGSKGFAGKLRDVEVVIKNNQGDIIHQGAPVSQLKEELDEFIHWYNENKNNFKPLILAALVHNQFEHIHPFQDGNGRVGRLLLNYILLKNNYPPINIFLEDRQEYYFSLREYSQNNNLKPTIQFLIKQYKKTLK, from the coding sequence ATGTTTGTAGAAAAAAGAAAATCTGGAAAAAATATAAAATACTATTTATCTCATTCTTATAGAGATAATGATAAAGTAAAAAAAATTTCTAGGTATCTAGGACAAAATTTATCTGCAAAAGATTTAGAAAAAAATAAATCTAGGGCACAGCAAATAATTCTTGAACAAATTGAAGAGTTAAAAACAGAAGTCTTTAATTTTTTTTTATCTTCTTCTCAAATTAATCAATTAAATAAATATGATTCTAAGTTAAAAATAATTCATCTTCAAAATTCAGAATTTGAGAAATTTAAAGAAGATTTCGTATATAATACTAATGCAATTGAAGGTTCATCTGTTCTTGAAGATGAAGTTAAGGATTTACTTGAAGAGAAAACTTTACCTAAAACTAAAGATGAACTAGAAACTATTAATGTTGGATTGGCCGTAGATTTCATTAACACTTGCAAGGATGATGTTTCTTTAGATTTAATATTAAAATTACATGAAATTTGTTTTAAAGGTTCAAAAGGATTTGCAGGGAAGTTAAGGGATGTTGAAGTTGTAATAAAAAATAATCAAGGTGATATCATTCATCAAGGAGCACCTGTCTCACAATTAAAAGAAGAATTGGACGAATTTATACATTGGTATAATGAGAATAAGAATAACTTTAAACCTCTGATCTTAGCAGCCCTAGTCCATAATCAATTTGAACATATTCATCCATTTCAAGATGGAAATGGCAGAGTTGGTAGATTATTACTAAATTACATATTATTAAAAAATAATTATCCTCCAATTAACATATTTTTAGAAGATAGACAAGAGTATTACTTCTCTTTAAGAGAATACTCTCAAAATAACAATTTAAAACCAACAATTCAGTTTTTAATAAAGCAGTACAAGAAAACTTTGAAATAG
- a CDS encoding MMPL family transporter has translation MNLIHEYAKIIVNHPFLVIVFALLISVGSFSIYDRLIVDNPNVDEILPDTFSVVDGIQKLSDNLGGGESTAFMIVVELDPELGSNIYDIRDPEVVRYTNILSNQVVGIQDVTGSDSLGNNIYNLNDDKPINNLKDVKELMNDNSNTFDRIVNDKYTLTIIRVYANQGFEVGELQTQVQKIIDNTQKPQGIKVQLAGEAIAGKISEDLTGPDSSKTTMISLFAIIAILLLTFRHPIYTVLPLFTIIFGVIWVFGFIAAAGIKMTNFSSGAISMIIGIGIDFGIQTIMRFKQELASAKPVLAMQKTMENVLKPMFITTIASFIGFWSMTYGDFIILGELGKIMAFGVIFCFLAAITVVPAISVLYELHKPKKKLNSPFKIIKKLFMLAKGNANLK, from the coding sequence ATGAATCTAATTCATGAATACGCAAAAATAATTGTAAATCATCCATTTTTAGTAATTGTATTTGCTCTACTAATTAGTGTAGGATCATTTAGTATATATGATAGATTAATTGTTGACAATCCTAATGTAGATGAAATTTTACCTGATACATTTTCAGTTGTTGATGGAATTCAAAAACTCTCCGATAATCTAGGTGGAGGAGAGTCAACTGCATTTATGATAGTAGTCGAATTAGACCCCGAACTAGGTTCAAATATATATGATATTCGTGACCCCGAGGTTGTAAGATATACAAATATCTTATCAAATCAAGTTGTTGGCATTCAAGATGTAACTGGTAGCGATAGTCTAGGAAATAATATTTACAATTTAAACGATGATAAACCAATTAATAATTTAAAAGATGTAAAAGAATTAATGAATGATAATTCCAATACATTTGATAGAATTGTAAATGATAAATATACTCTAACTATAATTAGGGTTTATGCAAACCAAGGTTTTGAAGTTGGTGAATTGCAAACTCAAGTTCAAAAAATTATTGATAATACTCAAAAACCTCAAGGAATAAAAGTTCAATTAGCAGGTGAAGCAATCGCAGGAAAAATCTCCGAAGATTTAACGGGCCCTGACTCATCTAAGACTACAATGATTTCATTATTTGCAATTATTGCAATATTATTGCTCACATTTAGACATCCAATTTATACTGTTCTTCCATTATTCACAATTATATTTGGAGTGATTTGGGTATTTGGTTTTATTGCTGCAGCAGGAATTAAAATGACAAATTTTAGTTCTGGAGCAATCTCGATGATTATTGGAATTGGAATAGATTTTGGTATCCAAACTATCATGAGGTTCAAGCAAGAACTCGCATCTGCGAAACCGGTTCTTGCAATGCAAAAAACAATGGAAAATGTCCTAAAGCCAATGTTTATTACTACAATTGCTAGTTTTATTGGTTTTTGGTCTATGACTTATGGTGATTTTATCATTTTAGGAGAATTAGGTAAAATTATGGCTTTTGGAGTAATATTTTGTTTCTTAGCAGCAATTACTGTAGTTCCTGCAATTTCAGTATTATATGAATTGCACAAACCAAAAAAGAAGTTAAACTCTCCTTTTAAAATTATAAAAAAACTATTTATGTTAGCAAAAGGAAATGCAAATTTAAAATAA
- a CDS encoding 50S ribosomal protein L16: protein MATKLRKWTAYRKLERPYTRFSKYRKKAFVKARPGKKIIKFDMGNLVQSDNFPVKLQLISKDDAQVRTNSIEAARIAVLRRIEKKYGRSGFYFRIKAVPHHTLRENPLAAGAGADRLSTGMKHSFGKTIGTACQVHKGKVIFELFLPAGEEIFGREALRVGSSKLTLRTTTHSTIQKVKKLTKAELETNAEIDRKEAEQKAAAAAAAAAKAELKAETKTE, encoded by the coding sequence ATGGCAACAAAGCTTAGAAAATGGACCGCTTATAGAAAACTAGAGAGACCTTACACTAGATTTTCAAAATATAGGAAGAAAGCTTTTGTTAAAGCAAGACCTGGTAAAAAGATTATTAAGTTTGATATGGGTAATTTAGTTCAATCAGATAATTTTCCAGTAAAATTGCAATTAATTTCAAAAGATGATGCACAAGTAAGAACTAATTCAATTGAAGCTGCAAGAATTGCAGTTTTAAGAAGAATTGAAAAGAAATATGGTAGATCTGGTTTTTACTTTAGAATTAAAGCTGTGCCTCATCATACTTTAAGAGAGAATCCTCTTGCTGCAGGAGCAGGAGCAGATAGGCTTTCAACAGGTATGAAACACAGTTTTGGTAAAACTATTGGTACTGCATGTCAAGTACATAAAGGAAAAGTAATTTTCGAATTATTTTTACCTGCAGGAGAAGAGATCTTTGGAAGAGAAGCTTTAAGAGTTGGTTCTTCAAAACTAACACTTCGAACAACTACTCATTCCACTATTCAAAAAGTTAAAAAATTAACTAAAGCAGAATTAGAAACTAATGCAGAAATTGATAGAAAAGAAGCAGAACAAAAAGCAGCAGCAGCAGCAGCTGCTGCAGCAAAAGCTGAATTAAAAGCTGAAACAAAGACTGAATAA
- a CDS encoding metallophosphoesterase family protein, giving the protein MNKNKLLVSSDHHANWEALEKLFEYAKINKIPFVINGDVIGDYNFEELAKSLDLKFPYEITNEKPNELLTSEEIQSYATYQQIAQAGGRIDLLLKQIP; this is encoded by the coding sequence ATGAATAAAAACAAACTTCTTGTAAGTTCTGATCATCATGCAAATTGGGAAGCTTTAGAAAAGCTTTTCGAGTATGCAAAAATTAACAAAATTCCATTCGTAATAAATGGTGATGTGATTGGTGATTATAATTTTGAAGAACTTGCTAAATCATTAGACTTAAAATTTCCTTATGAAATAACTAATGAAAAACCAAATGAACTACTAACCTCTGAGGAAATTCAATCCTATGCAACATATCAGCAAATTGCTCAAGCAGGTGGAAGAATAGATTTACTTCTCAAACAAATACCTTAA
- a CDS encoding NUDIX domain-containing protein — MSNKRIQLEAIVYRKKKDEYEFLLLKRIPSKGHFWQPICGKMEDSDKNVLDGCYREIKEETSIDKKNIIRVIDNVHYFEMNRHYLTREVMPTIKEYVLAFEVDTNTVINIENNIYPEHEEYKWVTLEEALDLLKWENNKEAFSKLFENLKDK; from the coding sequence ATGAGTAATAAAAGAATCCAACTAGAGGCAATAGTTTATAGAAAAAAGAAAGATGAATATGAATTCCTATTGTTAAAAAGGATTCCTTCAAAAGGTCACTTTTGGCAGCCTATATGTGGAAAAATGGAGGATAGTGATAAAAATGTATTGGATGGATGCTATAGAGAAATAAAAGAGGAAACATCAATTGATAAGAAAAATATTATAAGAGTAATAGATAATGTACATTATTTTGAAATGAATAGACATTATTTAACTCGAGAAGTTATGCCAACCATAAAAGAATATGTTTTAGCATTTGAAGTAGACACAAATACAGTAATTAATATTGAGAATAATATTTACCCTGAGCATGAAGAATATAAATGGGTTACTTTAGAAGAAGCACTTGATTTGTTGAAATGGGAAAACAATAAAGAAGCCTTTAGTAAATTATTTGAGAATTTAAAAGATAAGTAA
- a CDS encoding dihydrofolate reductase family protein produces the protein MSRKIILNLAISLDGYIARGDGSFDWIVGDADKSHDTNKKFNFEEFLNSIDTVVMGRKAYEDIPEESIEMFKDKKVYVATSKELKSKLKDVEFRKENIVDKILELQKENGKNIWLYGGAGLTDTFIKSEIIDDYIIGIIPTILGSGRRLFLENNPNIKLHLEESTIQEGIVILKYTKK, from the coding sequence ATGTCAAGAAAAATAATTCTAAATCTAGCAATTAGTTTAGATGGTTATATTGCAAGAGGAGATGGAAGCTTTGATTGGATAGTCGGAGATGCAGATAAGAGCCATGATACTAATAAAAAATTTAATTTTGAAGAGTTTTTAAATTCTATTGATACAGTAGTTATGGGAAGAAAAGCATATGAAGATATTCCTGAAGAATCAATTGAAATGTTTAAAGATAAAAAAGTATATGTTGCAACATCAAAAGAATTAAAATCGAAACTCAAAGACGTTGAATTCAGAAAAGAAAATATTGTAGATAAAATATTAGAATTACAAAAAGAAAATGGGAAAAATATTTGGTTATATGGGGGAGCTGGTTTAACTGACACATTTATTAAATCAGAGATAATAGATGATTATATTATTGGTATTATCCCGACCATTTTAGGTTCAGGAAGAAGATTATTTTTAGAAAACAATCCTAATATAAAATTACATCTAGAGGAATCTACTATTCAAGAAGGAATTGTTATTTTAAAATATACTAAAAAATAA
- a CDS encoding thiamine pyrophosphate-dependent enzyme, giving the protein MNEEIKIEDVNFVGGDNLKFSLLDLDSKHESQWCPGCGNYGIVMAVKNAILKLGINPKDVLIVSGIGCASKFPHYLKTYGIETIHGRALPVATGAKLANKDLHVIVVGGDGDGYGIGMGHLMHTMRRNINITYLINNNEIYALTKGQTSPTTPKGKKTASTPNGSIETPVNPMALAIGGGATFIAKSFSGDINHMSDTIARAIAHKGFSIIDIAQICVSFNPSMNFKWYKDRIYNIDDLPDYNNKNKSWGMIHALESQDDKIGIGIYYHNDDDRETYIDDLPEDEKLSLVRQDINDIDIENILDNYE; this is encoded by the coding sequence ATGAATGAAGAAATAAAAATTGAAGATGTGAATTTTGTTGGAGGAGATAATCTTAAATTTAGCCTTTTAGATTTAGATTCTAAGCATGAGAGTCAATGGTGTCCTGGTTGTGGAAATTATGGTATTGTTATGGCAGTCAAGAATGCAATTCTTAAATTAGGTATTAATCCTAAGGATGTTCTAATTGTTTCAGGAATTGGTTGCGCTTCTAAGTTCCCTCATTATTTGAAAACTTATGGGATAGAGACTATTCATGGAAGAGCACTTCCAGTTGCAACTGGAGCTAAACTTGCAAACAAAGATTTACATGTAATTGTTGTTGGTGGAGATGGTGATGGTTATGGTATTGGTATGGGTCATTTAATGCATACTATGAGAAGAAATATTAACATTACTTATTTAATTAATAATAATGAGATTTACGCTTTAACTAAAGGTCAAACTTCTCCAACTACACCTAAAGGAAAGAAGACTGCTTCAACTCCTAATGGTTCAATTGAGACTCCAGTTAATCCAATGGCTCTAGCTATTGGTGGTGGTGCTACTTTTATTGCAAAGAGTTTTAGTGGTGATATTAATCATATGAGCGATACTATTGCTCGAGCAATTGCTCATAAGGGTTTCTCAATTATTGATATTGCGCAAATCTGTGTATCATTTAATCCTTCAATGAATTTTAAATGGTATAAAGATAGAATTTATAATATTGATGATTTACCTGATTATAATAATAAGAATAAGTCTTGGGGTATGATTCATGCTCTTGAGAGTCAAGATGATAAGATTGGAATTGGAATATACTATCATAATGATGATGACAGAGAAACCTATATTGATGATCTGCCAGAAGATGAAAAATTATCTCTAGTAAGACAAGATATAAATGATATTGACATTGAAAATATCCTTGATAACTACGAGTAG
- a CDS encoding MarR family transcriptional regulator — translation MVSKEQELAMLIEAIGTQVKRKLANSKTLCELPLRDLQVIDFIEKSKKTMGEIAEEFDLTPGTITPLIDKLIEKDLLKRERDESIDRRKVFVSLSDHGIEAYKDHKKQKLKIAKIMLSSIDETEKERIVSSMRKIVENLTKND, via the coding sequence ATGGTATCAAAAGAACAAGAACTTGCTATGCTAATTGAGGCAATTGGAACCCAAGTTAAAAGAAAACTTGCTAATTCTAAAACTCTTTGTGAATTGCCGCTTAGAGACTTACAAGTAATTGACTTTATTGAAAAATCAAAAAAGACAATGGGAGAAATCGCAGAGGAGTTTGATTTAACTCCTGGAACAATTACTCCACTAATAGATAAATTAATTGAAAAAGATTTATTGAAAAGAGAAAGAGATGAGAGTATAGATAGAAGAAAAGTATTTGTATCATTATCTGATCATGGTATTGAAGCATATAAAGATCACAAAAAACAAAAACTAAAAATTGCAAAAATTATGCTCTCAAGTATTGATGAAACAGAGAAGGAAAGAATAGTTTCTAGTATGAGAAAGATTGTAGAGAATTTAACAAAAAATGATTAA
- a CDS encoding 2-oxoacid:acceptor oxidoreductase subunit alpha has protein sequence MSLNKISIKIGGPAGSGVFTIGLLLSKYFQRAGLNVVYTTDYPSLIRGGHNTCCVRAENEEINAEVLNHDVLVALDDLTITEDLKQLNKGAVLICDTKSTFESADYQVLKVDFDKLLDGMDKRYFNTIAFGCVIGLMGEDGDMLRDALATHFRKKSQEVVEENLKAAQVGYDFAKEFCVQNNTGFLGRITKTQNSLGNTVFMSGNDAACVAAVKAGVKFVGEYPMTPSTSFLHYMAAHELDYNITTKQTEDEIAAINTAIGASVAGVRAMTATSGGGFALMNEAIGFAAIAEAPVVVFECMRGGPSTGIPTYTDQGDLKFVINSSQGEFPMVVLAPGDIEECFEESFNAFNLADILQTPVIVLLDKHLAASHFTAKRFDTSKLKVDRGKYINLSDEVLANNKRHEFTEDGISTRFNPGQPGGIYTSSSYEHDETGYTCEDSENHVKMMEKRFKKYDAIPKELLRPKMYGPEDADLTIVGWGSTKGVALDAIKYLNSDGLKVNYMHFVYINPFDNEEVKSMLDSCKDTIILEANYTGQLRDIIREKTGFYIEKTYFKYDARPFYFQEVYTKIKEVLKK, from the coding sequence ATGAGTCTAAATAAAATCTCTATTAAAATAGGAGGTCCTGCAGGGTCTGGAGTTTTTACAATTGGTCTTTTGCTTTCGAAATATTTTCAAAGAGCAGGATTAAATGTTGTATATACTACTGATTATCCCTCTCTAATCAGAGGAGGACATAATACTTGCTGCGTTAGAGCAGAGAATGAAGAAATTAATGCTGAAGTTTTGAACCATGATGTTTTAGTTGCACTTGATGATTTAACAATCACTGAAGATTTGAAACAATTAAACAAAGGAGCAGTTTTAATCTGTGATACAAAATCTACTTTTGAATCAGCAGATTATCAAGTTCTAAAAGTTGATTTTGATAAATTACTTGATGGAATGGATAAAAGATATTTCAATACTATTGCTTTTGGTTGTGTTATTGGTTTAATGGGTGAGGATGGAGATATGCTGAGAGATGCACTTGCAACTCATTTTAGAAAAAAATCTCAAGAAGTTGTTGAAGAAAATCTGAAAGCTGCTCAAGTTGGATACGATTTTGCAAAAGAGTTCTGTGTTCAAAATAATACTGGATTTTTAGGAAGAATTACTAAGACACAAAATTCTTTAGGAAATACTGTTTTTATGTCAGGAAATGATGCTGCTTGTGTTGCTGCTGTTAAAGCTGGAGTTAAATTTGTTGGAGAATATCCAATGACACCTTCTACTTCATTTTTACATTACATGGCTGCTCATGAATTAGATTACAATATTACAACAAAACAAACTGAAGATGAAATTGCTGCAATTAATACGGCAATTGGTGCTAGTGTTGCAGGAGTTAGGGCAATGACTGCTACTTCAGGTGGAGGTTTTGCATTAATGAATGAAGCTATTGGTTTTGCAGCTATTGCTGAAGCGCCAGTTGTGGTTTTTGAGTGTATGAGAGGAGGTCCTTCAACTGGAATTCCTACATATACTGACCAAGGAGATTTGAAATTTGTAATTAATTCATCACAAGGAGAGTTCCCTATGGTTGTTTTAGCTCCAGGAGATATTGAAGAATGTTTTGAAGAGAGTTTTAATGCATTTAATTTAGCAGATATTTTACAAACACCAGTTATTGTTTTATTAGATAAACATCTTGCTGCATCTCATTTTACTGCTAAAAGATTTGATACTTCTAAATTAAAAGTAGATAGAGGAAAATACATCAATCTAAGTGATGAAGTTTTAGCTAATAATAAAAGACATGAATTTACAGAGGATGGAATCTCAACTAGATTCAATCCAGGTCAACCTGGTGGTATATATACTAGTTCATCTTATGAACATGATGAAACTGGGTACACTTGTGAAGATTCTGAAAATCATGTAAAAATGATGGAGAAGAGGTTTAAGAAGTATGATGCAATTCCTAAAGAATTGTTAAGACCTAAGATGTATGGACCGGAAGATGCTGATTTAACTATTGTTGGTTGGGGATCTACTAAAGGTGTAGCATTAGATGCAATTAAGTACTTGAACTCTGATGGACTTAAAGTAAACTATATGCATTTTGTATACATCAATCCTTTTGATAATGAAGAAGTTAAGAGTATGCTTGATAGTTGCAAAGATACAATTATTCTAGAAGCAAATTACACTGGACAATTAAGAGATATTATTAGAGAGAAAACTGGTTTCTACATCGAGAAGACTTATTTCAAATATGATGCAAGACCATTTTATTTTCAAGAAGTCTACACTAAGATTAAGGAGGTATTGAAAAAATGA
- a CDS encoding hydrogenase/urease maturation nickel metallochaperone HypA has translation MHEQTIAQKIIADANTYGKVKSLTIEVGDLGHLPADEMKEVMEKLTDWKIEVISKKATISCKCGYTGEPKILQQLHDNNIYECPKCAQSLPTILDGKDITLKEVEVDEEYDSEYEDEAKEEE, from the coding sequence ATGCATGAACAAACAATAGCACAAAAAATAATTGCTGATGCAAATACTTATGGAAAAGTAAAGTCATTAACAATCGAAGTAGGAGATTTAGGTCATCTTCCCGCAGATGAAATGAAAGAAGTAATGGAGAAATTAACAGATTGGAAAATTGAAGTAATTTCAAAAAAAGCAACTATTAGTTGTAAATGTGGATATACAGGAGAACCAAAAATTCTACAACAATTACATGATAATAATATTTATGAATGTCCTAAATGCGCCCAATCTCTTCCTACAATTTTAGATGGTAAAGATATAACTCTAAAAGAAGTAGAAGTTGATGAAGAGTACGACTCAGAATATGAAGATGAAGCTAAGGAAGAAGAGTAA
- a CDS encoding HypC/HybG/HupF family hydrogenase formation chaperone, whose translation MCLALPGKIEKINGENAIIDYGGIKKEANVSFIECKIGDYVLVHVGFAIEVVDKKQAEGMYNLLYDEE comes from the coding sequence ATGTGTTTAGCTCTTCCAGGTAAAATTGAAAAAATTAATGGCGAGAATGCCATAATTGATTATGGTGGGATAAAAAAAGAGGCAAATGTTTCTTTCATAGAATGTAAAATTGGTGATTATGTTCTAGTTCATGTTGGCTTTGCAATTGAAGTAGTAGATAAGAAACAAGCAGAAGGTATGTATAATTTATTATATGATGAAGAATGA
- a CDS encoding MMPL family transporter: MIKEILEKIAEFQYKFPFILLAIVIISTILIGLGVPNLQVESDFDKENPRHLPAYVLTDRISDEFGGENTVVLVFEVDESDENELLDLRDPDFVTFLQELETSLKKDSRVIQTSSLGTAMMSHPPESRDDIVKFLDMVPALKGLFSENYRMTILTITTNIGGAYEDVVPFEEMLLDKMSAVGQPGGVKYTMTGGPAFGKTIRETVFSDTLKTFSMAAVGIFLLLLFTEKSFAKAIIVFTPLLFALVWAAGIIGHIGLKMSIASVALASIILGLGVEYGVFMLTRYNEERFKNKKTQLKAIEATVSNIGMALLSSGTTTFAGFLALTFSFTPMMQKLGLTLAIGILASIVAAIIVTPLMIILYENIEIKSLNKNAKKQIAKRDFYNQTGGMN; the protein is encoded by the coding sequence ATGATTAAAGAAATATTAGAAAAAATTGCAGAATTTCAATACAAATTTCCATTTATACTCTTAGCTATAGTTATTATATCAACAATACTTATAGGTTTAGGTGTTCCAAATCTACAAGTTGAATCTGACTTTGACAAAGAAAATCCAAGGCATTTGCCTGCCTATGTTTTAACAGATAGAATCAGTGATGAATTCGGAGGAGAAAATACAGTAGTATTAGTATTTGAAGTAGATGAGTCTGATGAGAATGAATTACTTGATTTAAGAGATCCTGATTTCGTAACATTTTTACAAGAACTTGAAACTTCTCTAAAAAAAGATTCAAGAGTAATTCAAACTTCTTCATTAGGAACTGCAATGATGTCTCATCCACCTGAATCAAGAGATGATATAGTAAAATTTTTAGACATGGTCCCAGCTCTAAAGGGTTTATTTAGTGAGAATTATAGAATGACTATTTTAACTATTACAACTAATATTGGTGGAGCATATGAAGATGTAGTTCCATTTGAAGAAATGCTTCTTGATAAAATGTCTGCAGTAGGTCAACCAGGTGGAGTGAAATACACTATGACTGGAGGTCCTGCTTTTGGAAAAACAATTAGAGAAACAGTATTCTCAGATACTCTGAAAACATTTTCAATGGCAGCAGTAGGAATATTTTTATTATTATTATTCACAGAAAAATCCTTTGCAAAAGCAATAATAGTATTTACTCCATTGTTATTTGCTCTAGTTTGGGCAGCAGGAATCATTGGACATATTGGATTAAAAATGTCAATAGCATCCGTTGCTCTAGCTTCAATCATTTTAGGACTAGGAGTTGAGTATGGAGTCTTTATGCTTACAAGATACAATGAAGAAAGATTCAAAAATAAAAAAACTCAATTAAAAGCAATTGAGGCTACAGTTTCAAATATTGGAATGGCGCTATTATCTTCAGGAACTACAACATTTGCAGGATTCTTAGCTCTAACTTTTTCATTCACACCAATGATGCAAAAATTAGGTCTAACATTAGCAATAGGAATCTTAGCTTCAATTGTTGCTGCAATAATTGTCACACCTTTAATGATAATACTATATGAAAATATAGAAATTAAGAGTTTGAATAAAAATGCAAAAAAACAAATTGCAAAAAGAGATTTTTACAATCAAACAGGAGGTATGAATTAA
- a CDS encoding CAP domain-containing protein, which translates to MKRIKLKKRSLFQIFLIMILFYFAITYTFINKNTIAEQFEIIKESGVFFAKSATYKVLDLENDNIGYDKSTYEIELLVFDEINDIREDKGLNRLIWDAQLSRLAREHSFDMAQYDYFNHSDLFGDGPTQRAERLEIKITIETKDTIYTGIGENIGYTPRGFVDDLGVIITTKDISSGTIYEWMLSEPHKENILKEDYLYTGIGVAYDGKDGYLITQNFQ; encoded by the coding sequence ATGAAGAGAATAAAACTTAAAAAAAGATCACTTTTCCAAATATTTCTAATTATGATTTTATTTTATTTTGCTATAACTTATACTTTTATTAATAAGAATACAATTGCTGAGCAATTTGAAATTATTAAAGAGAGTGGAGTGTTTTTTGCAAAATCTGCAACCTATAAAGTTCTTGATTTAGAGAATGATAATATAGGTTATGATAAATCGACATATGAGATTGAACTTTTAGTTTTTGATGAGATTAATGATATTAGAGAAGATAAAGGACTTAATCGTTTAATATGGGACGCTCAACTTTCAAGACTTGCTAGAGAGCATAGTTTTGATATGGCGCAGTATGATTATTTTAATCATTCCGATTTATTTGGAGATGGACCAACACAGAGAGCAGAGAGATTAGAGATTAAAATTACAATTGAGACTAAAGATACCATTTATACTGGAATTGGTGAGAATATTGGATATACTCCTAGAGGATTTGTTGATGATTTGGGTGTAATTATTACAACAAAAGATATTTCCTCAGGCACAATTTATGAATGGATGTTATCTGAACCTCATAAAGAAAATATTCTCAAAGAAGATTATTTGTATACAGGTATTGGTGTTGCTTATGATGGAAAAGATGGGTATTTGATTACTCAAAATTTTCAATAA